One window of the Buchnera aphidicola (Shivaphis celti) genome contains the following:
- the tsgA gene encoding MFS transporter TsgA has protein sequence MNKRNIFGLTIISFLSYYFTGAMIVVTGIALNSIAQYFYLSVSEVSNAFTFLNAGILISIFLNSTITTIFSFKEQIILGFFLIILAIIGFVKFHTILIFCTSMFIFGFVGGLTMSIGTFIITNIYQKAERTSKLLITDSFFSMAGIIFPVAASCLLNHHIFWYWIYIFIGLIYFIIFIITLNIEFPIYNVMHANHVIKNEKYKTSVFILCVSALFYILGQLGFISWIPAYAIQNIGMNIQSAGKLVSIFWLSYMIGMWFFSYVLRFFDLQYSLTILTGISTIFMYYFIHNTDILLLNILIAMLGFFSSAIYTVIITLTALQTKIPSQKLINFTLIAGTTGTLLTFIITGPIVYTIGIPGALKIANILYGLVFTLCILLGFTSNHKKNF, from the coding sequence ATGAATAAAAGAAATATTTTCGGTTTGACAATTATTAGTTTTCTATCATATTATTTTACAGGAGCGATGATTGTTGTTACCGGTATTGCACTAAATAGTATTGCACAATATTTTTATTTATCTGTTTCAGAAGTTAGTAATGCATTTACTTTTTTAAATGCTGGAATATTAATTTCAATTTTTTTAAATTCCACTATTACCACAATATTCTCATTTAAAGAACAAATTATATTAGGTTTTTTTTTAATCATTCTTGCAATTATCGGATTTGTTAAATTTCATACTATATTAATTTTTTGTACTAGTATGTTTATATTCGGTTTTGTTGGTGGTTTAACTATGTCTATAGGAACATTTATTATTACAAATATTTACCAAAAAGCAGAAAGAACATCAAAACTATTGATCACAGATTCTTTTTTTAGCATGGCAGGAATTATTTTCCCCGTTGCGGCATCTTGTTTATTGAACCATCATATTTTTTGGTACTGGATTTATATATTTATTGGATTAATATATTTTATTATTTTTATTATTACTTTAAATATTGAATTTCCAATATATAATGTTATGCATGCTAATCATGTCATTAAAAATGAAAAATACAAAACTAGTGTATTTATATTATGCGTATCTGCTTTATTTTATATATTAGGGCAATTAGGATTCATTTCATGGATTCCTGCATACGCAATACAAAATATTGGAATGAATATTCAATCTGCAGGAAAATTAGTGAGTATTTTTTGGTTATCCTATATGATAGGAATGTGGTTTTTTAGTTATGTATTACGATTTTTTGATTTACAATATTCATTAACTATCTTAACTGGAATATCTACAATCTTTATGTATTATTTTATACATAATACAGATATTTTATTACTTAATATACTTATTGCAATGCTAGGTTTTTTTTCTAGTGCTATTTATACAGTAATTATTACGTTAACTGCATTACAAACTAAAATACCATCACAAAAACTTATTAATTTTACTTTAATTGCCGGAACAACTGGAACACTATTAACATTTATTATTACTGGACCGATAGTATATACAATAGGTATCCCTGGCGCCTTAAAAATTGCAAATATACTGTACGGATTAGTATTTACATTATGCATACTGCTAGGGTTTACAAGTAATCATAAGAAAAATTTTTAA
- the trpS gene encoding tryptophan--tRNA ligase: MILLKKNMFSAVQPSGNLTLGNYIGSISQWVHMQDIYHCMYSIADLHAMTIFQDKVDLQNIKLDILSIYLSAGIDPKKSVVFMQSSIAEHCQLYWVLSCYSYFGELTRMTQFKHKSKIFQKNINCGLFSYPILMAADILLYHSDVVLVGKDQIQHLELTRTIANRFNKLYCHDHFKVPDICIPNQHSAKIMSLLNPMIKMSKSDINKNNVIFLMDSKDLIFKKINRSVTDSENKIFYDIKKKPGISNLLNIYSSLTGDSVFKLEKKFFNTSYKDFKYILATLISQKLSELQERFYFFRNQESFLKDILCDGATQAKKRARRNIKIIYDILGLL; this comes from the coding sequence ATGATCTTATTAAAAAAAAATATGTTTAGTGCTGTGCAACCATCAGGTAATTTAACTCTTGGTAATTATATTGGATCAATATCTCAGTGGGTACATATGCAAGATATTTATCATTGTATGTATAGTATTGCTGATTTACATGCCATGACAATATTTCAAGATAAAGTTGACTTACAAAACATTAAGTTAGATATTTTGTCTATTTATCTATCTGCAGGAATTGATCCAAAAAAAAGTGTAGTATTTATGCAATCTTCGATTGCCGAGCATTGTCAATTGTATTGGGTTCTTAGTTGTTATTCTTATTTTGGAGAATTAACGAGAATGACACAATTTAAACATAAATCTAAAATATTTCAGAAAAATATTAATTGTGGTTTATTTAGTTACCCAATATTAATGGCAGCAGATATTTTATTATATCATAGTGATGTTGTTTTAGTTGGAAAGGATCAAATACAACATTTAGAATTAACTAGAACGATCGCAAATCGCTTTAATAAATTATATTGTCATGATCATTTTAAAGTACCTGATATATGCATTCCTAACCAACATAGTGCAAAAATTATGTCTTTATTAAATCCTATGATAAAAATGTCTAAATCTGATATTAACAAAAATAATGTTATCTTTTTAATGGATTCGAAAGATTTAATTTTTAAAAAAATTAACCGATCTGTAACAGATTCGGAGAATAAAATATTTTATGATATTAAGAAAAAACCAGGTATTTCTAACCTGTTAAATATTTATTCTAGTTTAACAGGCGATAGTGTTTTTAAATTAGAAAAAAAATTTTTTAATACTTCATATAAAGATTTTAAGTATATATTAGCAACATTGATATCACAAAAATTATCTGAATTGCAAGAAAGATTTTATTTTTTTAGAAACCAAGAATCTTTTTTAAAGGATATTTTATGTGACGGTGCAACTCAAGCGAAAAAAAGAGCTCGTCGTAATATAAAGATTATTTATGATATTCTAGGATTATTATAA
- the rpe gene encoding ribulose-phosphate 3-epimerase, which translates to MKKFFIAPSILSADFARLGENIQEVLDAGADMIHFDVMDNHYVPNLTFGPMVLQSLRKYKISSPIDVHLMVNSVDSLIPVFAASGADFITFHPETSSNINETLNLIKKYGCKAGLAVNPDTSIDHLKRFFNKLDLILLMSVNPGFPGQKFIPSVLNKIYQLNQYIRNVFPNILLEVDGGININNFYDIAQAGANILVMGSAIFYAADYRKTIQFMKSKLSILC; encoded by the coding sequence ATGAAAAAATTTTTTATTGCTCCTTCTATTTTATCTGCAGATTTTGCTCGATTAGGAGAAAATATTCAAGAAGTGTTAGATGCAGGAGCGGATATGATTCATTTTGATGTTATGGATAATCATTATGTTCCCAATTTAACTTTTGGTCCTATGGTTTTACAATCATTACGAAAGTATAAGATTTCATCTCCTATTGATGTTCATTTAATGGTAAATTCAGTAGATAGTTTAATACCTGTTTTTGCGGCGTCAGGAGCAGATTTTATTACATTTCATCCTGAAACCAGTAGTAACATTAATGAAACTTTAAATTTAATTAAAAAATATGGTTGTAAAGCTGGCTTAGCAGTAAATCCTGATACCTCTATCGATCATTTAAAAAGATTTTTTAATAAATTGGATTTAATTTTATTAATGAGTGTCAATCCCGGTTTTCCTGGACAAAAATTTATTCCTTCTGTCTTGAATAAGATATATCAATTAAATCAATATATTAGAAATGTTTTTCCAAATATTTTATTAGAAGTAGATGGTGGAATTAATATAAATAATTTTTATGATATTGCACAAGCAGGAGCAAATATTTTAGTTATGGGTTCTGCAATATTTTACGCAGCAGATTATAGAAAAACAATTCAATTTATGAAAAGTAAATTAAGTATATTGTGCTAA
- the aroB gene encoding 3-dehydroquinate synthase, producing the protein MTKKCIYVKTKDHEYPIFIGKNIFENKSNFDFFSSGNRLILVTNNTIEKCWKKKIINNILMYPVLLDEFILPDGESYKNLDSVNLLLSYLLKNNHNRNSILLALGGGVIGDLTGFVASIYQRGIKFIQVPTTLLSQVDAAIGGKTGVNHILGKNMIGTFYQPSAVFTDINFLFTLPKRQLISGFAEVIKYAISFNFNFFLWIEKNFVNLLSMNLNDLLYCIRTCCEIKSHIVHLDEREKGMRALLNLGHTYGHAIEAYFKYSYWLHGEAVSIGMVMACRTAELLGLISTTTVTRVINLLNQFGLPVYAPKNMLPEKYIQYMLRDKKNTTNGINLILPCDIGKTEIFKNIDQKIIISAIKLCYRS; encoded by the coding sequence ATGACAAAAAAATGTATATATGTTAAAACAAAAGATCATGAATATCCTATTTTTATTGGAAAAAATATTTTTGAAAATAAAAGTAATTTTGATTTTTTTTCATCAGGAAATCGTTTGATATTAGTGACTAATAATACTATTGAGAAATGTTGGAAAAAAAAAATCATAAACAATATACTTATGTATCCAGTGTTATTAGATGAATTTATTTTACCTGATGGAGAAAGTTATAAAAATTTAGATTCTGTAAATTTATTATTGTCATATTTGTTAAAAAATAATCATAATAGAAATTCTATTTTATTAGCATTAGGTGGAGGAGTAATTGGTGATTTAACTGGATTTGTTGCATCAATTTATCAACGGGGTATAAAATTTATTCAGGTACCAACAACATTATTATCTCAAGTGGATGCTGCTATAGGAGGAAAAACGGGTGTTAATCATATTTTAGGAAAAAATATGATCGGTACTTTTTATCAACCCAGTGCAGTTTTTACAGATATTAATTTTTTATTTACTTTACCTAAAAGACAATTAATTTCTGGTTTTGCGGAAGTAATTAAATATGCTATTTCGTTTAATTTTAATTTTTTTCTTTGGATAGAAAAAAATTTTGTGAATTTATTATCTATGAATTTAAATGATTTATTATATTGTATTCGTACATGCTGTGAAATTAAATCACATATTGTACATTTAGACGAACGTGAAAAAGGAATGAGAGCATTATTAAATCTAGGGCATACATATGGACATGCAATAGAAGCATACTTTAAATATTCATATTGGTTACATGGAGAAGCTGTGTCGATAGGTATGGTCATGGCTTGTAGAACTGCAGAATTGCTTGGATTAATTTCTACTACAACAGTAACACGTGTTATAAATTTATTAAATCAATTTGGTTTACCGGTCTATGCTCCAAAAAATATGTTACCAGAAAAATATATTCAATATATGTTAAGAGATAAAAAAAATACTACGAATGGAATTAATTTAATTTTACCATGTGATATTGGTAAAACAGAAATTTTTAAAAATATTGATCAAAAAATTATTATTTCTGCTATTAAATTATGTTATCGATCATAG
- the aroK gene encoding shikimate kinase AroK gives MIEKRNIFLIGPMGAGKSTIGRQLSKELGMEFYDSDQEIEKRTGADISWVFDIEGEDGFRVREEKIIDELTKMNKIVLATGGGSIISKKIRNNLSSRGIVIYLQVAIEKQLDRTKRDKHRPLLNSSESIQTVLQNLSIKRTPLYEEISDFTINTDNKNAKSIVFNIIKMLKKI, from the coding sequence ATGATAGAAAAAAGAAATATTTTTTTAATAGGACCCATGGGTGCCGGAAAAAGCACAATTGGTCGACAATTATCTAAAGAATTAGGGATGGAATTTTACGATTCAGACCAAGAAATTGAAAAAAGAACAGGAGCGGATATTAGTTGGGTATTTGATATAGAAGGAGAAGATGGTTTTAGAGTCAGAGAAGAAAAAATTATTGATGAGTTGACTAAAATGAATAAAATTGTATTAGCTACTGGAGGGGGATCAATTATTTCAAAAAAAATTAGAAATAACTTATCTTCTCGTGGTATTGTGATATATTTACAAGTTGCAATTGAAAAACAGTTAGATCGCACTAAACGAGATAAACATAGACCATTGTTAAATAGTTCAGAATCTATTCAAACGGTTTTACAAAATTTGTCTATTAAAAGAACACCGTTATATGAGGAAATATCTGATTTTACTATTAATACTGATAATAAAAACGCAAAATCTATTGTTTTTAATATTATTAAAATGTTAAAAAAAATATAA
- the deoD gene encoding purine-nucleoside phosphorylase, producing MNTPHINAKKNDFSELVIMSGDPNRVTYIAENFLKNSIQITNVRSMLGFTGYYQDVLVSVMCHGMGIPSAAIYVEELINFYNVKKIVRVGTCGAVRKDIFLKDIVVAMGACTDSSFNRVRFNQYDFSAIANFDMLMKTMHYAKKMNICIHVGNFFTSDTFYVKDKILFDLLKKYNILGIDMETAGIYSLSAEYNIQSVAICCVSDHLTLNQKISVKDRSYAFDNIIKIALLTLIS from the coding sequence ATGAATACACCTCATATCAATGCAAAAAAAAATGATTTTTCTGAACTAGTTATTATGTCTGGAGACCCTAATCGAGTAACTTATATTGCGGAAAATTTTTTAAAAAATTCTATACAAATTACAAATGTTCGTTCTATGTTAGGTTTTACTGGGTATTATCAAGACGTTTTGGTATCTGTTATGTGTCATGGAATGGGTATACCTTCTGCTGCTATTTATGTTGAAGAATTAATAAACTTTTATAATGTAAAAAAAATTGTTCGAGTGGGGACATGCGGAGCGGTAAGAAAAGATATTTTTTTAAAAGATATTGTTGTTGCTATGGGGGCATGTACTGATTCCAGTTTTAATCGTGTACGATTTAATCAATATGATTTTTCTGCAATAGCAAATTTCGATATGTTAATGAAAACAATGCATTATGCAAAAAAAATGAATATTTGTATACATGTTGGTAATTTTTTTACATCAGATACATTTTATGTAAAAGATAAAATTTTATTTGATTTGTTAAAAAAATATAATATTTTAGGAATAGATATGGAAACAGCTGGAATTTATAGTTTATCCGCTGAGTATAATATACAATCCGTTGCAATTTGTTGCGTTTCTGATCATTTAACTTTAAATCAGAAGATTTCTGTTAAAGATCGATCATATGCATTTGATAATATTATTAAAATTGCTTTATTAACTTTAATAAGTTAA
- a CDS encoding phosphopentomutase produces the protein MKRVFILVLDSFGIGYSQDAMKFNDVGSNTFGHIAEFCYLSKANKNRSGVLKIPNLLSLGLGNLYYKIHNIMPDGMNYIHYVISSYAFASEISTAKDTSSGHWEIAGVPVLFQWDYFKKKCNSFPDKLLKIIMKELKLSGYLGNCHASGTDILDNFGEMHIRTNNPIFYTSSDSVFQVACHEKFFGLNELYKLCLGIRKILDDLNFNITRVIARPFIGEKKFSFIRTGHRKDFSKPPHEKTVLQKLIDEKNGKVIALGKISDIFANVGITKNIHSVGLRNLINDTVIQIKQAVDNTIVFVNFVDFDSIWGHRRDVAGYAKGLEFFDKKLPNILHALNENDILIITADHGCDPTWSGTDHTREYTPILLYHQHTKNVFLGHRKTFSDIAQTIANYFDLSSMSYGVSML, from the coding sequence ATGAAAAGAGTATTTATTTTAGTTTTAGATTCTTTTGGAATAGGTTATAGTCAAGATGCAATGAAATTTAATGATGTAGGATCGAATACATTTGGACATATTGCTGAATTTTGTTATTTATCTAAAGCTAATAAAAATCGTTCAGGAGTATTAAAAATTCCTAATTTGCTTTCTTTAGGATTAGGAAATTTATATTATAAAATACATAATATTATGCCTGATGGTATGAATTATATTCATTATGTTATTAGTAGTTATGCATTTGCGAGTGAAATATCTACTGCTAAAGATACTTCTTCAGGACATTGGGAAATTGCTGGAGTTCCTGTATTATTTCAATGGGATTATTTTAAAAAAAAATGTAATAGTTTCCCTGATAAATTATTAAAAATAATTATGAAAGAATTAAAATTATCAGGTTATTTAGGTAATTGTCATGCTTCTGGTACTGACATTTTAGATAATTTTGGAGAGATGCATATTCGTACGAATAATCCAATTTTTTATACATCTTCTGATTCTGTTTTTCAAGTTGCATGTCATGAAAAATTTTTTGGTTTAAATGAATTATATAAATTGTGTCTTGGTATTAGAAAAATTCTTGATGATTTAAATTTTAATATTACAAGAGTTATTGCTAGACCTTTTATTGGAGAAAAAAAATTTAGTTTTATTCGAACGGGTCATCGAAAAGATTTTTCAAAACCTCCGCATGAAAAAACTGTTTTGCAGAAATTAATTGATGAAAAAAATGGAAAGGTAATTGCATTAGGTAAAATTTCGGATATATTTGCGAATGTAGGAATTACGAAAAACATACACTCTGTTGGATTAAGGAATTTAATTAATGATACAGTAATTCAAATTAAACAAGCAGTTGATAATACAATTGTTTTTGTAAATTTTGTTGATTTTGATTCTATATGGGGTCATAGAAGAGATGTTGCTGGATACGCAAAAGGTTTAGAGTTTTTTGATAAAAAACTACCTAATATTTTACATGCATTAAATGAAAATGATATTTTGATTATTACTGCAGATCATGGATGTGATCCTACCTGGAGTGGAACAGATCATACTCGTGAGTATACTCCTATTTTGCTATATCATCAACATACAAAAAATGTTTTTTTAGGTCATCGTAAAACTTTTTCTGATATTGCGCAAACAATTGCGAATTATTTTGATTTATCTTCTATGTCTTATGGAGTATCTATGTTATAG
- a CDS encoding NifU family protein: MINISHEAQIYIKKLILKKKKSNILRMSISFPGTKYAECKISYDIKENLTTEDTVMKYDGFNIYVKTMILPYFKDAKIEILHDNLDQQLMLMAPYAQSQLSGIHKNEDIFLKKNDLLYRVQDFIDFHVNPMLNMHGGKIILLDIKEGYIMIEFLGGCNGCTMSKDTLKNGIEKRILSEFPSIKGVKDLTKHARGIHSFI; encoded by the coding sequence ATGATTAATATTTCTCATGAAGCACAAATATATATTAAAAAATTAATTTTAAAAAAGAAAAAATCTAATATTTTAAGAATGTCAATTAGTTTTCCAGGAACAAAATATGCTGAATGTAAAATTTCTTATGACATTAAAGAAAATTTAACAACAGAAGATACTGTAATGAAATATGATGGTTTTAATATTTATGTGAAAACCATGATTTTACCCTATTTTAAAGATGCTAAGATTGAAATATTACATGATAATTTAGATCAACAATTAATGTTAATGGCTCCATATGCACAATCTCAATTATCTGGAATTCATAAAAATGAAGATATATTTTTAAAAAAAAATGATTTATTATATCGAGTACAAGATTTCATTGATTTTCATGTTAATCCTATGTTGAATATGCATGGAGGAAAAATTATTTTATTGGATATTAAAGAAGGTTATATTATGATTGAGTTTTTAGGAGGATGTAATGGTTGTACGATGTCTAAAGATACTTTAAAAAATGGTATTGAAAAAAGAATTCTATCAGAATTCCCAAGTATTAAAGGAGTAAAAGATCTTACTAAGCATGCACGTGGAATACATTCTTTTATATAA
- a CDS encoding alpha/beta fold hydrolase, translating into MKIEIIGNKKIHLILFHGWGIGKKIWHWIKLELSKYFTLHLFDMPGYGDNCNLYVHKIQDLIYMINQYIPQKCILIGWSMGGIITNHLALQYPKKIMAIINICSSPYFIKKNNWPGIEINFLKNMLNELKKNYRKTIINFLQYNVPNIMKDINNYNYIHNTLLKKPYPKPFILKKNLKIIKQSDLRNKIKKIKCPKLNIYGVLDKIVPIEIIYYLERKNTKSKIINHTAHLPFISQSKNFCTIIKKFISTLQNL; encoded by the coding sequence ATGAAAATTGAAATCATTGGTAATAAAAAAATTCATCTAATTTTATTTCACGGATGGGGAATTGGAAAAAAAATATGGCATTGGATTAAGTTAGAATTATCAAAATATTTTACATTACATTTATTTGATATGCCTGGATACGGAGATAATTGCAATCTGTATGTACATAAAATTCAAGATCTGATATATATGATCAATCAATATATACCACAAAAATGTATTTTAATAGGATGGTCCATGGGGGGAATAATCACAAATCATTTAGCATTACAGTATCCAAAAAAAATAATGGCAATAATCAATATTTGTTCATCTCCTTATTTTATAAAAAAAAATAATTGGCCCGGTATAGAAATAAATTTTTTAAAAAATATGTTAAACGAATTGAAAAAAAATTATCGAAAAACTATCATTAATTTTTTGCAATATAATGTTCCAAACATTATGAAAGATATAAATAATTATAATTATATTCATAATACTTTATTAAAAAAACCATATCCTAAACCATTTATATTAAAAAAAAATTTGAAAATAATTAAACAGTCTGACCTAAGAAATAAAATTAAAAAAATTAAATGTCCAAAATTGAATATATATGGAGTTTTAGATAAAATAGTACCAATAGAAATAATATATTATCTTGAAAGAAAAAATACAAAATCAAAAATTATAAATCATACAGCACATTTACCGTTTATCTCACAATCAAAAAATTTTTGCACAATCATTAAAAAATTTATCAGTACTCTTCAAAATTTATAA
- the ssb gene encoding single-stranded DNA-binding protein, with the protein MASRGVNKVILIGHLGKKPEIRYMSNGNAVTNLSLATSDYWKDKQTNEMKEKTEWHRVVLFGKLAEIANEYLNKGSQVYIEGSLQTRKWRDQNGMDRYTTEIIVNMNGKMYMLSQRNTTVNQKKEDIHNKDTTVHAVSKKENLDSQLKSKLLDEDISHVNFDEELPF; encoded by the coding sequence ATGGCGAGTAGAGGAGTAAATAAAGTAATTTTGATTGGTCATTTAGGAAAAAAACCAGAAATAAGATATATGTCTAATGGTAATGCTGTAACTAATTTAAGTTTAGCTACTTCGGATTATTGGAAAGATAAACAAACTAATGAAATGAAGGAGAAAACTGAATGGCATCGAGTTGTTTTATTTGGTAAATTAGCTGAAATTGCGAATGAGTATTTAAATAAAGGTTCTCAAGTATATATTGAAGGTTCATTACAAACAAGGAAATGGAGAGATCAAAATGGAATGGATCGTTACACTACAGAAATTATTGTTAATATGAATGGTAAAATGTATATGTTAAGTCAACGTAATACAACTGTTAATCAAAAAAAAGAAGATATACATAATAAAGATACAACTGTACATGCTGTTTCGAAAAAAGAAAATCTCGATAGTCAGTTAAAAAGTAAATTATTAGATGAAGATATATCGCATGTAAATTTCGATGAAGAATTACCATTTTAA
- the dnaB gene encoding replicative DNA helicase, with translation MTKKKSELNNIISKHIPYSLEAEQSILGGLMLDNSQWDIISNKITIKDFFNQSHQLIFQEMQLLIENNFPIDLITVSESLEKKNKLNNIGKFSYLSEIIKNTPSTANITAYAKIVKEHSILRHIISIGNKIKKLGYYPNGKTSEEILNIAEYNLLNLIQKRSKKNHPKNIKYVLEKTITVIENLIKSPNHNITGLDTGYSDLNKKTLGLQNSDLIIIAARPSMGKTTLAMNICENIAMTSNKSILIFSLEMPGEQIMLRMLSSLSRVYQKNIRTGQLQDDDWSQISGTINILIKKNNIYIDDSAQLTLNEIKSKSKKLHNTKGLSLIMIDYLQLISVPHLSTQRNLEIAEISRSLKSLAKELKIPIIAISQLNRILEQRIDKRPINSDLRESGSLEQDADLILFIYRDELYNENSELKGIAEIIIGKQRNGPNGTIKLIFNGNLCRFDNYYQN, from the coding sequence ATGACAAAAAAAAAATCTGAACTAAATAATATTATATCAAAACATATCCCTTATTCTCTAGAAGCAGAACAATCAATATTAGGAGGATTAATGCTAGATAATTCTCAATGGGATATTATATCAAACAAAATTACTATAAAAGATTTTTTTAATCAATCACATCAATTAATCTTTCAAGAAATGCAACTCCTCATCGAAAATAACTTTCCAATTGATTTAATTACCGTATCTGAATCACTAGAAAAAAAAAATAAATTAAACAACATAGGAAAATTTTCTTATTTATCAGAAATAATTAAAAATACTCCTAGCACTGCAAATATTACAGCATATGCTAAAATTGTAAAAGAACATTCAATATTACGTCACATTATTTCCATTGGAAATAAAATAAAAAAACTTGGGTATTATCCAAATGGGAAAACAAGTGAAGAAATTTTAAACATTGCAGAGTATAATTTATTAAATCTTATTCAAAAAAGGTCAAAAAAAAATCATCCTAAAAATATTAAATATGTACTTGAAAAAACAATTACTGTTATTGAAAATCTTATTAAATCTCCAAATCATAATATTACAGGATTAGATACAGGTTATAGCGATTTGAATAAAAAAACACTAGGTTTACAAAACTCTGATTTAATTATTATCGCCGCAAGACCATCAATGGGTAAAACTACTCTGGCGATGAATATCTGCGAAAATATTGCTATGACATCCAATAAATCAATTTTAATTTTTAGCCTAGAGATGCCAGGAGAACAAATTATGTTACGAATGTTATCATCATTATCACGAGTTTATCAAAAAAATATTCGGACTGGGCAACTTCAAGATGATGATTGGTCTCAAATTTCTGGAACAATAAATATATTAATTAAAAAAAATAATATATACATTGATGATTCTGCACAGTTAACGTTAAATGAAATTAAATCAAAGTCTAAAAAATTACATAATACAAAAGGATTGAGTTTAATCATGATTGATTATTTACAACTGATTAGTGTACCGCATTTATCAACACAACGAAATCTTGAAATTGCAGAAATTTCACGATCTTTAAAATCATTAGCTAAAGAACTAAAAATACCTATTATTGCAATTTCACAACTTAATCGTATTTTAGAACAAAGAATTGATAAAAGACCAATTAATTCCGATTTACGTGAATCTGGATCATTAGAGCAAGATGCTGATCTAATACTATTTATTTATCGAGATGAATTATATAACGAGAATAGTGAATTAAAAGGAATAGCAGAAATAATTATCGGGAAACAAAGAAATGGTCCAAATGGAACAATAAAATTAATATTTAATGGAAATTTATGCCGATTTGATAATTATTATCAAAATTAA
- a CDS encoding YqgE/AlgH family protein, producing MNLQNNILIAMPGIKNPMFQKTVIYICEHNQEGAMGIIINKPLKNLKIKNILKKLNIITSSCLFGPKIFDSVMMGGPQSQDRGFILHTSNKQFYSSIRISEDTVITTSKDILESIGILEDPNKILVALGYCTWDKNQLETEILKNFWLTSSVNDDILFKIPTAKKWMQAVKNIGINLYQLSSNFGHT from the coding sequence ATAAATTTACAAAATAATATTTTAATTGCTATGCCTGGAATTAAAAATCCAATGTTCCAAAAAACAGTTATATATATTTGCGAACATAATCAGGAAGGAGCGATGGGAATTATTATTAATAAACCATTAAAAAACTTAAAAATTAAAAATATTTTAAAAAAACTTAATATCATCACATCTTCTTGTTTATTTGGTCCAAAAATTTTTGATTCTGTCATGATGGGCGGTCCTCAATCACAAGACAGAGGATTTATTTTACATACATCCAATAAACAATTTTACTCAAGTATCAGAATTTCTGAAGATACAGTAATTACTACTTCAAAAGACATTTTAGAATCAATTGGAATTCTTGAAGATCCAAATAAAATACTAGTTGCATTAGGATATTGTACATGGGATAAAAACCAATTAGAAACTGAAATACTAAAAAATTTTTGGTTAACATCTTCAGTCAATGATGATATTTTATTTAAAATACCAACTGCTAAAAAATGGATGCAAGCAGTAAAAAATATTGGTATTAATCTTTACCAATTATCTAGTAATTTTGGTCATACATAA